The following coding sequences are from one Panicum hallii strain FIL2 chromosome 5, PHallii_v3.1, whole genome shotgun sequence window:
- the LOC112892212 gene encoding WUSCHEL-related homeobox 8-like — MEWGDRVKEAAAAAAAADERAGGGEGLGGYVKVMTDEQMEVLRKQISIYATICEQLVEMHRTLTEHQDSIAGMRFSNLYCDPLIIPGGHKITARQRWQPTPMQLQILENIFDQGNGTPSKQKIKEITAELSHHGQISETNVYNWFQNRRARSKRKQAAALPNNNTESEAEVDEEALTDKKPKSDRLLHENKAMNVHSAERISGMHHFDADHDQIGGMMYGSNENGMRSSGGSGQMSFYENIMSNPRIDHFPGKVESSRSFSHLQHGEGFDMFG, encoded by the exons ATGGAGTGGGGGGACAGGGTCAAggaggccgccgcggccgccgcggcagcgGACGAGAGGGCCGGAGGTGGGGAGGGGCTGGGGGGGTATGTCAAGGTGATGACCGACGAGCAGATGGAGGTGCTCCGCAAGCAGATCTCCATCTACGCCACCATCTGCGAACAGCTCGTCGAGATGCACCGCACCCTCACCGAGCACCAGGACTCCATTGCAG GAATGAGGTTCAGTAATCTGTACTGTGATCCTCTAATTATTCCTGGAGGTCACAAGATCACAGCAAGGCAACGATGGCAACCAACACCGATGCAGCTGCAGATCCTTGAGAACATATTTGACCAAGGCAATGGAACGCCAAGCAAACAAAAGATAAAGGAGATAACAGCAGAGCTCTCACACCATGGCCAGATCTCTGAGACAAATGTCTACAACTGGTTTCAGAACAGACGGGCACGGTCGAAGCGGAAGCAGGCTGCTGCTTTACCTAATAATAACACTGAATCTGAAGCTGAAGTGGATGAGGAGGCCCTAACCGACAAGAAGCCGAAGTCAGATAGGCTGCTCCATGAAAACAAGGCTATGAATGTTCACAGTGCTGAGAGGATCTCAGGGATGCACCACTTTGATGCAGATCATGATCAAATCGGTGGCATGATGTATGGATCCAATGAAAACGGCATGAGATCGTCTGGCGGTTCAGGCCAGATGTCCTTCTACGAGAACATCATGTCGAATCCAA GAATCGACCATTTCCCAGGGAAGGTGGAGAGCTCCCGGAGCTTCTCACATCTCCAGCACGGGGAAGGCTTCGACATGTTTGGATGA